One Gloeobacter morelensis MG652769 DNA window includes the following coding sequences:
- a CDS encoding chlorite dismutase family protein, with product MDNRYSFLGGKRGPWRVARLDGLRGEGLEAVERLQIVQGEWAESASEAAWVLRGLTSNVRYATRPEVDALRERQPALARPEARYAALIPIKKSARWWELAQDERRAIFEETSHHTAIGMEFLPAVARRLHHCRDIGEPFDFLTWFEYAPEHTRAFEDLLDRLRVTREWDFVEREVDIRLVRIDEGT from the coding sequence ATGGACAACAGGTATTCGTTTTTGGGCGGGAAGCGGGGCCCGTGGCGGGTCGCCCGGTTGGACGGCCTTCGGGGGGAGGGTCTGGAGGCGGTCGAACGACTGCAGATTGTGCAGGGGGAATGGGCGGAATCGGCTTCAGAGGCGGCGTGGGTTCTTCGCGGCCTGACGAGCAACGTGCGTTATGCCACACGGCCCGAGGTGGATGCCCTGCGGGAGCGCCAACCGGCCCTGGCCCGCCCGGAGGCGCGCTACGCCGCGCTCATCCCGATCAAAAAATCGGCCCGGTGGTGGGAACTAGCCCAGGACGAGCGGCGGGCCATCTTCGAGGAGACCTCGCATCACACGGCGATCGGCATGGAGTTCCTGCCGGCGGTCGCCCGCCGCCTTCACCATTGCCGCGACATCGGCGAGCCGTTCGATTTTCTCACCTGGTTCGAGTACGCCCCGGAGCACACCCGCGCTTTCGAAGATCTGCTCGACCGGCTCCGGGTGACGCGCGAGTGGGACTTCGTCGAACGCGAGGTGGACATCCGGCTTGTGCGCATCGACGAAGGGACCTGA
- a CDS encoding anti-sigma factor has protein sequence MNRQPGEWEELMAGYVLGDLSDEERRTFEAWLAKHPEARAELARLQETLSLLPYALPEDNNPSAALRNRILEASNAQPAAGRRTRSGWLPWAASAVAAALVVTLGFDSWQLRAQLTQSRQEVGRYRDLVSMLQQDTTRLVSLRGMDSARSASGNILITPGTPEVVVTLGNLPMPARGEVYRLWAVVDGRKVACGEFMPGEAGSVYVKLPLNGNFLTAPLVVTRERGDASQAVGPMVMTSSI, from the coding sequence ATGAACAGGCAACCGGGCGAGTGGGAAGAACTGATGGCGGGCTATGTCCTGGGCGACTTGAGTGACGAGGAGCGCCGGACCTTCGAGGCGTGGCTTGCCAAACACCCCGAGGCGCGCGCCGAACTGGCCCGTTTGCAAGAAACCCTTTCGCTGCTGCCTTACGCCCTGCCGGAGGATAACAACCCCTCCGCCGCCCTGCGCAACCGCATCCTGGAAGCGAGCAATGCACAGCCGGCCGCCGGCCGCCGTACCCGCTCCGGGTGGCTGCCCTGGGCCGCCTCGGCCGTCGCCGCCGCGCTGGTGGTTACCCTCGGATTCGACAGCTGGCAGTTGCGCGCCCAACTGACCCAAAGCCGTCAGGAAGTCGGCCGCTACCGCGACTTGGTGAGCATGCTGCAGCAGGACACTACCCGCCTGGTGTCGCTGCGCGGGATGGATTCTGCCCGAAGCGCCTCGGGGAATATTCTGATCACCCCCGGCACCCCCGAGGTGGTCGTCACCCTCGGCAATCTACCCATGCCCGCCCGGGGAGAAGTCTACCGGCTGTGGGCGGTGGTGGACGGCCGCAAGGTGGCCTGCGGCGAATTCATGCCGGGAGAGGCGGGCAGTGTCTACGTAAAACTGCCCCTCAACGGCAATTTTCTCACCGCGCCGCTGGTGGTGACCCGCGAGCGCGGCGACGCTTCCCAGGCGGTGGGGCCGATGGTGATGACCAGCAGTATTTAA
- a CDS encoding sigma-70 family RNA polymerase sigma factor, with amino-acid sequence MDILASANDFFSLWPQAIYSVEEIRPGRNLLPTAGGNQRNAMDPPSDAEIYADLKRGSASALGVLYDRHGRLVYRLAVRILANNQEAEDLTQEVFLILWQKKAYDPARGTLSNYLLTLTRSRAIDRVRSRGSNLRFLQKWTQELGTGTAPGPTPFERVANAEVARQVKTALEQLPKAQRQALELAYYEGLSQSEIASRLETPLGTVKTRSRQGLLKLRNLLRDLVG; translated from the coding sequence ATGGATATCCTGGCGTCGGCGAACGATTTTTTCAGCCTGTGGCCGCAAGCCATTTATTCTGTGGAGGAGATCCGGCCAGGGCGCAACTTGCTGCCGACTGCCGGCGGCAACCAGAGGAATGCCATGGACCCGCCCAGCGACGCCGAGATATACGCAGACCTCAAGCGGGGCAGCGCATCGGCCCTCGGGGTGCTCTACGACCGGCACGGCAGGCTGGTTTACCGATTGGCGGTGCGCATCCTCGCCAACAACCAGGAGGCCGAAGATCTCACTCAAGAAGTGTTTCTCATCCTCTGGCAAAAAAAAGCCTACGACCCGGCCCGGGGGACCCTCAGCAACTATTTGCTGACCCTCACCCGCTCGCGGGCCATCGACCGGGTGCGCTCGCGCGGCTCGAATTTGCGTTTTTTGCAAAAGTGGACCCAGGAGCTGGGCACCGGCACTGCCCCTGGCCCGACTCCCTTCGAGCGCGTAGCCAACGCCGAAGTGGCCCGGCAGGTCAAAACTGCCCTGGAGCAACTTCCCAAAGCCCAGCGTCAGGCGTTAGAACTGGCATATTACGAGGGTTTGAGCCAGTCGGAGATCGCAAGTCGGCTCGAAACCCCCCTCGGCACCGTCAAGACCCGCAGCCGCCAAGGTCTGCTCAAGCTCCGCAATCTGCTGCGGGATCTCGTGGGGTAG
- a CDS encoding Crp/Fnr family transcriptional regulator has product MPEFPTFDQFPPALQAAAVRRKLQSGESVFRQGDTALAFYAVERGRIRVVSHTRTGRTVLLYRAVAGECFAETSLFAEQYSCEAIADVPAQVVSFPTAALVAALRFKPELAEHFLQMLSERIHSLKERVNLQNIAPARDRVLEYLFVAVPPGQTTVAFDRSFREIADELNLTQETLYRTLAELEREGVISRQKRSITLRRTA; this is encoded by the coding sequence ATGCCCGAGTTCCCCACCTTCGATCAATTCCCACCCGCCCTGCAGGCCGCGGCCGTCCGCCGGAAACTGCAAAGCGGCGAATCGGTTTTCCGCCAGGGCGATACGGCCCTGGCTTTCTACGCGGTCGAGCGGGGGCGGATCCGCGTGGTCAGCCACACCCGCACCGGCCGCACGGTGCTATTGTACCGGGCGGTCGCGGGCGAATGCTTCGCTGAAACCTCGCTGTTCGCCGAGCAGTACAGTTGCGAGGCGATCGCCGATGTGCCTGCGCAGGTGGTGAGCTTTCCTACAGCGGCGCTGGTAGCGGCTCTGCGCTTCAAGCCGGAATTGGCGGAGCACTTCTTGCAGATGCTCTCCGAGCGCATCCACAGTCTCAAGGAGCGCGTCAATCTCCAGAACATCGCCCCGGCGCGCGACCGCGTGCTGGAGTACCTGTTCGTGGCCGTGCCCCCCGGCCAGACGACCGTCGCCTTCGACCGCTCCTTTCGAGAGATCGCCGACGAGCTGAACCTGACGCAGGAGACGCTCTACCGGACACTGGCCGAACTGGAGCGCGAAGGGGTGATTAGCCGCCAAAAGCGTTCGATCACCCTGCGGCGCACCGCCTAG
- a CDS encoding pentapeptide MXKDX repeat protein — protein sequence MLKVCVNLLTAAALTLSAPAAFAAQPTLLAQAGDAMKGDAMKGDAMKGDAMKGDAMKGDAMKKSDAMKKGDAMKGDAMKGDAMKGDAMKKP from the coding sequence ATGCTCAAAGTGTGTGTGAATCTACTGACGGCCGCTGCGCTGACCCTGTCTGCCCCGGCGGCTTTCGCCGCGCAACCGACCCTGCTTGCGCAGGCGGGCGACGCCATGAAGGGTGACGCCATGAAGGGCGATGCCATGAAGGGTGACGCCATGAAGGGCGATGCCATGAAGGGCGATGCGATGAAAAAAAGCGATGCTATGAAGAAGGGCGATGCCATGAAAGGCGACGCCATGAAAGGCGACGCGATGAAAGGCGACGCCATGAAGAAGCCTTAA
- a CDS encoding cytochrome b/b6 domain-containing protein, producing the protein MTAQATPRKPAIPKQALAAKAFHWVNLVALFAMMGSGLQIYNANPVFGGRAGYHFPDFLLLGGWLAGGRHWHFFFMWVFGLNLLWYGLYVFFTRRWKNRYAGKNDLEALQKSTNPRRRNYAVHRLVYTAFIPVLLLALLTGLGMWKPVQFGWIVAMFGGWQALRTVHFLTIPTVLGLMAVHSLLALNVGQWKLVRSMFT; encoded by the coding sequence ATGACCGCGCAAGCGACACCGCGCAAACCGGCGATTCCCAAGCAGGCTCTGGCTGCCAAGGCCTTTCACTGGGTCAATCTGGTCGCTTTGTTCGCCATGATGGGCAGCGGCTTGCAGATCTACAACGCCAATCCGGTCTTCGGCGGCCGGGCAGGCTATCATTTTCCCGATTTTTTGCTCCTGGGCGGCTGGCTTGCCGGGGGGCGGCACTGGCACTTTTTTTTCATGTGGGTCTTCGGCCTGAACCTGCTATGGTATGGGCTTTACGTCTTTTTCACGCGGCGCTGGAAAAATCGCTACGCGGGCAAAAACGACCTGGAGGCACTCCAAAAGTCCACCAACCCCAGGCGGCGCAACTACGCCGTGCACCGGCTGGTCTATACCGCCTTCATCCCGGTGTTGCTGTTGGCGCTGCTTACCGGTCTCGGGATGTGGAAACCGGTGCAGTTCGGCTGGATCGTGGCGATGTTCGGCGGCTGGCAGGCATTGCGCACGGTCCACTTTCTGACCATTCCGACGGTGCTGGGGCTGATGGCGGTCCACTCGCTACTCGCTCTCAACGTTGGCCAATGGAAACTGGTGCGCTCGATGTTTACTTGA
- a CDS encoding molybdopterin-binding protein: MSDFLRIGRRKLVSLGGMSLLLAACGRGSVQTQIEQKLFELSDPLNRSFEQLLFSSQRLAPEFQRQEIEPEALLVNTAEDFPPQIDPGTYRLTVGGLVKKPVSLSLEEIRKLPYRSEIIRHVCVEGWAAIVQWGGLPLVELLKFVQPKPEARYVFFRSAEGFRNSQGELYGFYETWDLASCVHPQTVMAYEKNFKPLPASNGAPMRLASPIKLGYKQIKWVTEIMLLAALPEQLGYWVDFGYEWYGGI; encoded by the coding sequence ATGAGCGATTTTCTGCGGATCGGACGGCGCAAACTCGTCAGCCTGGGCGGCATGAGTCTGCTGTTGGCTGCCTGCGGGCGCGGTTCGGTGCAAACCCAGATCGAACAAAAACTCTTCGAGCTGTCGGACCCGCTCAACCGCAGCTTCGAGCAACTGCTGTTCAGCTCCCAGCGCCTCGCCCCGGAGTTTCAGCGCCAAGAGATCGAGCCCGAGGCGCTGCTGGTCAACACCGCCGAGGATTTCCCGCCCCAGATCGACCCGGGCACCTACCGCCTCACCGTCGGCGGCCTGGTGAAAAAGCCTGTGAGCTTGAGCCTGGAGGAGATCCGCAAGTTGCCCTACCGCTCCGAAATCATCCGCCACGTCTGCGTCGAAGGGTGGGCGGCCATCGTCCAGTGGGGCGGCCTGCCGCTGGTGGAGTTGCTCAAATTCGTGCAGCCCAAGCCCGAGGCGCGCTATGTGTTCTTTCGCTCGGCAGAAGGCTTCCGCAACAGCCAGGGTGAGCTATACGGCTTCTACGAGACCTGGGATCTGGCAAGTTGCGTTCACCCGCAGACGGTGATGGCCTACGAAAAAAATTTCAAGCCGCTACCGGCCAGTAACGGCGCGCCTATGCGCCTCGCCTCGCCCATCAAGCTCGGATACAAGCAGATCAAATGGGTAACCGAGATTATGCTGCTGGCGGCACTGCCGGAGCAGTTGGGTTACTGGGTCGATTTCGGGTACGAGTGGTACGGCGGGATCTAA
- a CDS encoding DUF4276 family protein produces the protein MTLEIKIFVEGGSTGNMQELRQGFDALLDSQKQAARKHRVLWRLAMRGSRQQTYEAFIHATAHHANQIIVLLVDAEERITYQGNKAHVTHLEQRDKWKLSAVCPDRVHLMVQTMETWLVADIDALRRYYGQGFNSSALPQRQNLEEEPKQAIYAALTRATQQTQKGEYAKIKHASQLLGKIRPDRIAARCPRFALLTQWLDKTIAQASNL, from the coding sequence GTGACGCTTGAAATCAAGATTTTCGTCGAAGGTGGCAGCACTGGAAATATGCAAGAGCTTAGGCAAGGATTTGATGCGCTTCTAGATTCCCAGAAGCAAGCTGCACGCAAACACCGAGTGCTTTGGAGACTTGCGATGCGCGGAAGTCGTCAGCAAACTTACGAGGCATTTATCCATGCGACAGCGCATCATGCAAACCAAATTATTGTTCTGCTGGTGGATGCTGAGGAACGTATTACTTATCAGGGAAATAAGGCACACGTTACTCACCTGGAACAACGTGATAAATGGAAACTTTCAGCTGTTTGCCCCGACCGTGTCCACTTGATGGTACAGACAATGGAAACATGGCTTGTCGCAGACATCGACGCGCTCAGACGCTACTACGGTCAGGGATTCAACAGCAGTGCACTACCCCAGCGTCAAAATCTTGAAGAAGAACCCAAACAAGCAATCTACGCTGCCCTCACTCGTGCCACCCAACAGACTCAAAAAGGCGAGTACGCAAAGATTAAGCACGCATCCCAGTTGCTGGGAAAGATCCGTCCGGACCGTATAGCAGCGCGGTGTCCGCGATTCGCCTTGCTTACCCAGTGGCTCGATAAGACTATTGCACAGGCCAGCAACCTTTAG
- a CDS encoding AAA family ATPase — MIFVKSLRLDSLLSFPPGSPAVKLRDLNVIIGPNGSGKSNFIKAIELLHATPTNFASAINNGGGIREWLWKGSEWNDQVKATIDAHLKDEFKHSLYYQLSFKDLADMPVIETESLMEIETENTGISQDGYTFRRSRVFLSSAWIDEFAEEEYSHRLVEDLAYNESVLSHYTDLPDYPKLRWFAMQFANIQIFREWSIGHLGQSKRAGFPEDFRKLGNILNRLEHSDTKYILDNILQRFLPRYEGLSTSVEGDTVQIFLHEQGLKTPVPAARLSDGTVRFLAMAALLLMPDPPPLVCIEEPELGLHPDTMTLLAELFMLARERTQLIVTTHSDALLSALTEEVESVLVCEYLEGTVFSRLELDKLKYWLDKYRLGDLWRMGDLGGNP; from the coding sequence ATGATATTCGTTAAATCCCTACGTCTCGACAGCTTGCTTTCTTTTCCGCCAGGATCACCTGCAGTAAAACTGCGCGATCTTAATGTCATCATCGGCCCCAACGGTTCTGGAAAATCGAACTTCATTAAGGCCATTGAGTTACTCCATGCCACTCCTACAAATTTCGCATCAGCAATCAATAACGGCGGTGGCATCCGAGAGTGGCTTTGGAAAGGCAGTGAATGGAATGACCAAGTGAAGGCGACAATCGATGCACACCTAAAGGACGAATTCAAGCATTCTCTATATTATCAGCTAAGTTTTAAAGACTTAGCTGATATGCCGGTGATTGAAACTGAATCGCTTATGGAAATTGAGACAGAGAATACAGGTATAAGCCAAGATGGATATACTTTCAGGCGTTCGCGGGTATTTTTATCTTCTGCATGGATTGATGAGTTTGCGGAGGAAGAATACAGCCACAGGTTGGTTGAAGATCTCGCTTACAACGAGTCTGTTCTCTCACATTACACAGATCTCCCTGATTATCCCAAGCTGAGATGGTTTGCGATGCAGTTTGCAAACATACAGATATTTCGAGAATGGAGTATAGGACACTTAGGGCAGTCAAAGCGTGCGGGATTTCCAGAAGACTTCAGGAAACTTGGCAATATTTTAAATCGCCTGGAACACAGCGATACAAAATATATCTTGGACAACATACTTCAACGATTTCTGCCTCGTTATGAGGGACTGAGTACCTCAGTTGAAGGAGATACCGTACAAATATTTCTGCATGAGCAAGGTCTCAAGACTCCTGTGCCAGCTGCGCGTCTGTCGGATGGCACCGTTCGTTTTTTGGCCATGGCTGCTTTGCTGCTGATGCCCGACCCACCACCGCTTGTCTGTATTGAAGAACCAGAGCTTGGCCTGCATCCGGACACAATGACCCTTCTTGCAGAGTTGTTCATGTTGGCACGTGAGAGAACTCAGCTCATAGTCACCACACACTCAGATGCTTTGCTTTCCGCGCTCACTGAAGAAGTTGAATCTGTGCTTGTTTGTGAGTATCTAGAAGGGACAGTCTTCTCGCGTCTTGAGTTAGATAAATTAAAGTACTGGCTTGATAAATACCGACTTGGCGATCTCTGGCGCATGGGTGATCTTGGGGGCAATCCGTGA
- a CDS encoding CHASE2 domain-containing protein, giving the protein MSATGPKSRWMGALVGLGWGAVWSLLVPLTPLASLDRQSRDWLSRWQVQTPPPGAVTIVGIDGELEDRRTSDRRLPDFYLEPDTYAVLLERLLGDAKAKAVLLALPRSFSKVSGIGEQDRRLRAVIDRYNGRVVLEAVPFNGEVDIFNNLLPYGDDLRLTVPLEQMVGVRQFLEDPDGIVRRSRTGINLERTDSGGIQTFFSVDFLAVRKFLGRSPRGFGPDERIHYYGPAGTFERYPVERICPPDPLQGCSPVKDSAVLKRFAGKLVIVGHVDGHPEASIVQTPFGPMDALNVHANLAADLLQGRTDRMLPPLWDLLLILGFGVLSGWCLDQRYARWLAPALLVGFAAVVVAALRTEPTLLLPVLPPLAAFVFTGNTLFYLRARAATRARLTAQQEEINRLRRAEREAILKQAKKLLFRVATDIHDRPLQELKLVMDNLEELLLTLPAPSPEAHAVDEALAALQQVGRAIRVELNDLRQVAAKLEITPSLKDGLHAGLHAELDRLLDAGELTLTVERDIMPLEEPSADSTWLDAREDLFRFFKEALVNVIRHAQPHGAGWLRVELAQQGYTAHLVVENDGPPLAASATGGGYGTKIMNTIAGELPGGNWQRTDRAQGGVTVALSWQMPTAAAAASTAQPPILIDR; this is encoded by the coding sequence ATGAGCGCGACAGGCCCAAAAAGCCGCTGGATGGGAGCCCTGGTGGGGCTCGGTTGGGGAGCCGTCTGGAGTTTGTTGGTGCCGCTGACGCCCCTCGCTTCGCTCGATCGCCAGAGCCGCGACTGGCTCTCGCGCTGGCAGGTTCAGACGCCGCCCCCCGGGGCGGTGACGATCGTCGGCATCGACGGCGAGCTGGAGGACCGCCGTACCAGCGACCGGCGGCTGCCGGACTTTTATCTGGAACCCGATACTTACGCGGTCCTGCTGGAGCGCCTGCTGGGCGATGCAAAGGCCAAGGCGGTGCTGCTGGCATTGCCGCGCAGCTTCAGCAAAGTCAGCGGTATCGGCGAGCAGGACCGGCGTCTGCGCGCAGTGATCGACCGCTACAACGGGCGGGTGGTGCTGGAGGCGGTACCGTTTAACGGCGAGGTGGACATCTTTAACAATCTGCTGCCCTACGGCGACGACCTGCGCCTCACGGTGCCGCTCGAACAGATGGTCGGGGTGCGCCAGTTTCTGGAGGATCCAGACGGGATCGTGCGGCGCAGCCGCACCGGGATCAATCTCGAGCGCACCGACAGCGGCGGCATTCAGACATTTTTCTCGGTGGACTTTCTGGCGGTGCGCAAGTTTTTGGGTCGCTCGCCGCGGGGCTTTGGGCCGGATGAGCGTATCCATTACTACGGACCGGCAGGCACCTTCGAGCGCTACCCGGTGGAGCGGATCTGTCCACCCGACCCGCTGCAGGGCTGCTCGCCGGTCAAAGATTCAGCGGTGCTTAAGCGCTTTGCAGGAAAACTCGTCATCGTCGGCCACGTCGACGGTCATCCCGAGGCGAGCATCGTGCAGACTCCCTTCGGGCCGATGGACGCGCTCAATGTGCACGCCAATCTGGCGGCGGATCTGCTGCAGGGGCGCACCGACCGGATGTTGCCGCCCCTTTGGGATCTGCTGCTGATTTTGGGTTTCGGAGTGCTGAGCGGCTGGTGCCTCGACCAGCGCTACGCCCGCTGGCTTGCCCCGGCGCTTTTGGTCGGTTTCGCCGCGGTGGTGGTTGCTGCCTTGCGCACCGAGCCGACGCTGCTGTTGCCGGTGCTGCCGCCCTTGGCGGCCTTTGTCTTTACGGGCAACACGCTTTTTTATCTGCGGGCCCGGGCGGCTACCCGGGCCCGCCTCACCGCCCAGCAGGAAGAAATCAACCGGCTGCGGCGGGCCGAGCGCGAGGCCATCCTCAAGCAGGCCAAAAAACTGTTGTTCCGGGTGGCCACCGACATCCACGACCGGCCGCTGCAGGAGTTGAAGCTGGTGATGGATAATCTCGAAGAGTTGCTGCTTACACTGCCCGCTCCATCGCCGGAGGCGCACGCCGTCGATGAGGCCCTGGCGGCTCTGCAGCAGGTCGGCCGGGCGATCCGCGTCGAATTAAATGACCTCAGGCAGGTGGCGGCCAAACTCGAAATCACCCCTTCGCTCAAAGATGGCCTGCACGCCGGTTTGCACGCCGAACTCGACCGGCTGCTGGACGCGGGCGAGCTGACGCTGACGGTCGAGCGCGACATCATGCCCCTGGAGGAACCGAGTGCGGACAGCACCTGGCTGGATGCCCGCGAGGACCTGTTTCGCTTTTTTAAAGAAGCGCTCGTCAATGTCATCCGCCACGCCCAGCCGCACGGAGCCGGGTGGCTGCGGGTCGAACTCGCTCAACAGGGCTACACCGCCCACCTGGTGGTCGAAAACGACGGACCCCCCCTCGCGGCTTCGGCTACCGGCGGCGGCTACGGCACCAAGATCATGAACACGATCGCCGGGGAATTGCCCGGCGGCAACTGGCAGCGCACCGACCGGGCGCAGGGAGGCGTCACGGTCGCTCTGTCGTGGCAGATGCCGACGGCGGCAGCAGCGGCGTCCACAGCTCAGCCACCGATTCTGATCGATCGTTGA
- a CDS encoding septal ring lytic transglycosylase RlpA family protein, whose protein sequence is MLNVAAASAQVRTVQDLSVAGGWLKSMQQSLQPPAGTPTPDQAPLKVGGVVPPATRVAARIQDMPEYQTTVVYLGDLPLLSVATAEEPAILRASLISSRVNQLQWDQIPGESIRIAYDGKSYSLVAGKDQTLITIDRSIRLSRTEELSDKAAALQIANRLRRYFGNAPELTDAPPEPPSLLASISVSISDTVVQVFQGVASWYGHTFLNRRTSSGTVLREDSLIAAHPALPFGTQLRVTNLGNGRQVTVKVQDRGPFIRGRVIDLSPRAAQLLGMVSSGLARVKVEVIR, encoded by the coding sequence ATGCTCAACGTCGCTGCGGCAAGCGCCCAGGTCCGCACGGTCCAGGATCTTTCGGTGGCGGGTGGATGGCTCAAATCGATGCAACAGAGCCTCCAGCCACCGGCCGGCACCCCAACTCCCGATCAAGCCCCGCTGAAGGTGGGTGGGGTGGTTCCCCCGGCTACCCGTGTCGCCGCCCGTATCCAGGACATGCCCGAGTACCAGACCACCGTCGTCTACCTGGGCGATCTGCCCTTGCTCTCCGTAGCGACGGCCGAGGAACCGGCAATCCTGCGCGCCAGCTTGATCAGCTCCCGAGTCAACCAGTTGCAATGGGATCAAATTCCCGGCGAGTCGATTCGCATCGCCTACGACGGCAAGTCCTACTCGCTGGTCGCCGGTAAGGACCAGACACTGATCACCATTGACCGGAGCATTCGTCTGAGCCGCACCGAGGAGCTTTCCGACAAAGCGGCGGCCCTGCAAATCGCCAATCGCCTGCGCCGCTACTTCGGCAACGCGCCGGAACTGACCGACGCCCCGCCCGAGCCACCCTCGTTGCTCGCCTCGATCAGCGTCTCGATCAGCGATACGGTCGTGCAGGTCTTCCAGGGGGTCGCCTCCTGGTATGGCCACACATTTTTGAACCGTCGCACTTCCAGCGGTACGGTACTGCGCGAGGACAGCCTGATTGCCGCCCACCCCGCCTTGCCCTTCGGCACCCAGCTGCGGGTCACCAACCTCGGCAACGGCCGACAGGTAACCGTCAAGGTCCAAGATCGGGGGCCGTTTATCCGGGGGCGGGTGATCGACCTGTCGCCGCGGGCTGCCCAGCTGCTCGGCATGGTCAGCTCCGGCCTCGCCCGGGTCAAAGTCGAAGTGATCCGCTAG
- a CDS encoding long-chain-fatty-acid--CoA ligase, producing MNLAHLLDDQLRHRPEKVAFEGDGRSLSYAQLARLSENFAASLTAAGYGPGDRIAVVLPNVPEYALAMFALWRLGAVPVLINPQLTGRELDFILRDSQARAVILPEALLGVLAPLRSELPNLQAIVLGVPADQDLNFAGLAATPGQCPVAERHGDDIAQIMYTSGTTGTPKGALISHGNLLANARSGVERLSVTSDDHLFCILPVFHAFAFTAALVIMPLAGGSVSFEYRLSPKKLTEHLSDPRVSVMVAVPSLLSTILRFPSELKLSAALRCILCGGGPLTPQLEAAFAQRFGDRVRQGYGMTECSPYAAFSPPDRPSKPGSIGLPMPQGHKLAVRDPISGNFAAPGEVGELVVSGPHVFKGYWNQPEATAQAFVDGWLRSGDLGYCDEEGYFFLVDRLKDMIIVGGEKVYSREVEDVLLAFAPLREVAVVGQPDPDKGEVVRAFVSLQEGATIGEEEIVRFARERLASVKVPKSVTILAELPKSATGKILKRELRKQFAPK from the coding sequence ATGAACCTCGCCCATTTGCTCGACGACCAACTGCGCCACCGCCCCGAAAAAGTGGCTTTCGAGGGCGACGGTCGCTCGCTTTCCTATGCGCAACTGGCGCGCCTGAGCGAGAATTTTGCCGCCTCGCTTACCGCTGCCGGGTACGGCCCCGGCGACCGCATCGCGGTGGTGCTGCCCAACGTGCCGGAGTACGCCCTGGCCATGTTCGCGCTGTGGCGGCTGGGGGCGGTGCCGGTGCTGATTAATCCGCAGTTGACCGGCCGCGAACTGGACTTTATTCTCCGTGATTCGCAGGCGCGGGCGGTCATCTTGCCGGAGGCGCTCCTTGGCGTCCTCGCACCGCTGCGCTCCGAGTTGCCCAACCTGCAGGCGATCGTGCTCGGCGTGCCCGCAGATCAAGATCTGAACTTCGCCGGGTTGGCTGCTACCCCCGGCCAGTGCCCGGTTGCTGAGCGCCACGGCGACGACATCGCCCAGATCATGTACACCAGCGGTACCACCGGTACCCCGAAAGGAGCGCTCATCAGCCACGGCAACCTGCTCGCCAACGCCCGCTCGGGCGTCGAGCGACTCTCCGTTACCAGCGACGATCACCTGTTTTGCATCCTGCCGGTTTTTCACGCCTTCGCCTTTACCGCGGCACTGGTCATTATGCCCCTGGCCGGCGGGTCGGTCAGCTTTGAGTACCGCCTGAGCCCTAAGAAGCTGACGGAGCACCTGAGCGACCCGCGGGTCAGCGTGATGGTAGCGGTACCCAGTCTGCTCTCTACGATCTTGCGCTTCCCGAGCGAACTGAAGCTCTCCGCTGCGCTGCGCTGCATCCTCTGTGGCGGCGGTCCGTTAACGCCCCAACTAGAAGCAGCCTTCGCCCAGCGCTTCGGCGATCGGGTCCGCCAGGGCTACGGCATGACCGAATGCTCGCCCTACGCCGCCTTCAGCCCCCCGGACCGGCCCAGCAAGCCTGGCTCGATCGGATTACCCATGCCCCAGGGGCACAAACTGGCGGTCCGCGACCCGATCTCGGGCAATTTCGCGGCGCCGGGCGAAGTGGGCGAACTGGTCGTCTCCGGTCCCCATGTCTTCAAAGGCTACTGGAACCAACCGGAGGCCACCGCCCAGGCTTTCGTCGACGGCTGGCTGCGCTCGGGCGATCTGGGCTACTGCGACGAGGAGGGCTATTTCTTTCTGGTCGATCGCCTCAAGGACATGATTATCGTGGGTGGCGAGAAAGTCTACTCTCGCGAAGTCGAGGACGTACTGCTCGCCTTCGCGCCGCTGCGGGAAGTGGCGGTAGTCGGGCAGCCGGATCCCGACAAAGGCGAGGTCGTGCGCGCCTTCGTCAGTCTGCAGGAAGGGGCCACCATCGGCGAGGAGGAGATTGTTCGCTTTGCGCGCGAAAGGCTGGCCTCAGTCAAAGTGCCTAAATCGGTCACCATCCTGGCAGAACTGCCCAAATCGGCCACCGGCAAGATTCTGAAGCGCGAACTGCGCAAACAGTTCGCACCGAAGTAG